A genome region from Coffea arabica cultivar ET-39 chromosome 7e, Coffea Arabica ET-39 HiFi, whole genome shotgun sequence includes the following:
- the LOC113722888 gene encoding ribonucleoside-diphosphate reductase small chain: protein MPSLPLQEEPLLAPNPDRFCMFPIQYPQIWEMYKKAEASFWTAEEVDLSQDLRDWDYTLTPGDRHFITYVLAFFAASDGIVLENLAGRFMKEVQVSEARAFYGFQIAIENIHSEMYSLLLESYIKDSDEKHRLFHAIDTIPCVEKKAKWALRWIDGSESFAERLVAFACVEGIFFSGSFCAIFWVKKRGLMPGLTFSNELISRDEGLHCDFACLLYGLLRAKLSEERVRGIVAEAVEIEREFVCEALPCALVGMNGDLMSQYIEFVADRLLGALGCGKVYNVQNPFDWMELISLQGKTNFFEKRVGEYQKASVMSSLNGNGVAHHVFKLDEDF from the coding sequence atgcCATCCCTCCCCCTCCAAGAAGAGCCACTGCTGGCCCCAAACCCAGATCGATTCTGCATGTTCCCCATTCAGTACCCTCAGATTTGGGAAATGTACAAGAAAGCCGAGGCCTCCTTCTGGACCGCCGAGGAGGTGGACCTCTCTCAGGACCTCCGCGACTGGGATTACACCCTCACCCCGGGCGACCGCCACTTCATCACTTACGTCCTCGCCTTCTTCGCCGCCTCCGACGGCATCGTCCTCGAGAACCTCGCCGGCCGCTTCATGAAGGAAGTCCAGGTTTCCGAGGCCCGCGCCTTCTACGGCTTCCAGATCGCCATCGAGAACATCCACTCCGAAATGTACAGCCTCCTCCTGGAGTCCTACATCAAGGACTCCGACGAGAAGCACCGGCTCTTCCACGCCATCGACACCATCCCCTGCGTGGAGAAGAAGGCCAAGTGGGCCCTCCGCTGGATCGACGGCTCCGAGTCCTTCGCGGAGCGCCTGGTGGCCTTCGCCTGCGTGGAGGGGATATTCTTCTCTGGGAGCTTTTGCGCCATATTCTGGGTGAAGAAGCGGGGGCTGATGCCGGGCTTGACCTTCTCCAACGAGCTGATCTCGCGGGACGAGGGGCTGCACTGCGACTTCGCGTGCCTGCTGTACGGGCTGCTGAGGGCGAAGCTGAGCGAGGAGAGGGTGAGGGGAATCGTGGCGGAGGCGGTGGAGATAGAGAGGGAGTTCGTGTGCGAGGCGCTGCCCTGCGCGCTGGTGGGGATGAATGGGGATTTGATGAGCCAGTACATCGAATTCGTGGCGGATAGGTTGTTGGGGGCGCTGGGATGCGGGAAGGTGTACAATGTGCAGAACCCGTTCGATTGGATGGAGCTGATCAGCCTGCAGGGAAAGACCAATTTCTTTGAGAAGAGGGTCGGGGAATATCAGAAGGCGTCCGTCATGTCCAGTTTGAACGGAAATGGAGTCGCCCACCATGTCTTTAAGTTGGACGAGGATTTCTGA